The following coding sequences are from one Homalodisca vitripennis isolate AUS2020 chromosome 7, UT_GWSS_2.1, whole genome shotgun sequence window:
- the LOC124366913 gene encoding uncharacterized protein LOC124366913 has protein sequence MKICYLPIFMAVAATVILGISAQNVRVARQLDLTPLTDMVGLMGMIMSMMVPTEVSSMFTDSFGQVFSAVPVDFSSLTSLVGLGRKRRAVYPWQARVKKIMNELERVEKMLDGMPKVPEDPEFSFDQGLVGVDDRVGTDETPVPFFYRDELNRRFARSPDSDSEGDSGADMQSKAMETAMKGATIAEKGFEGGKMAANAGSDLAKSGKAGAEGAAAGAEMLSGAAETISAGAGQGQQMAGSFSG, from the exons ATGAAAATCTGCTACCTGCCTATTTTTATGGCAGTGGCCGCCACCGTT ATTCTGGGGATTTCGGCTCAGAATGTCAGG gTTGCAAGGCAGCTAGATTTGACGCCGCTGACCGACATGGTCGGTTTGATGGGCATGATCATGTCCATGATGGTTCCAACTGAGGTCTCGTCGATGTTTACTGACAGCTTCGGCCAGGTATTCTCCGCAGTTCCGGTCGACTTCTCTTCGCTCACCTCCCTGGTCGGCCTGGGCAGGAAGCGCAGAGCAGTGTACCCTTGGCAGGCCCGGGTGAAGAAGATCATGAACGAGCTGGAGAGAGTCGAGAAAATGCTGGATGGGATGCCCAAAGTTCCTGAGGATCCGGAGTTCTCGTTTGATCAGGGCTTGGTGGGAGTAGACGATCGCGTCGGTACTGATGAGACACCAGTGCCTTTCTTTTACCGAGACGAACTGAACCGAAGGTTTGCCAGGAGCCCCGATAGTGATTCTGAGGGGGACA GTGGAGCGGACATGCAGTCTAAGGCAATGGAGACGGCCATGAAAGGAGCAACCATAGCCGAGAAGGGCTTCGAGGGTGGTAAAATGGCGGCAAACGCAGGGTCCGACTTAGCAAAGAGCGGGAAAGCAG GTGCTGAGGGGGCCGCTGCAGGGGCCGAAATGTTGTCAGGGGCCGCAGAGACTATCTCTGCCGGGGCCGGTCAGGGACAGCAGATGGCTGGGAGCTTCTCTGGATAA